The Elaeis guineensis isolate ETL-2024a chromosome 13, EG11, whole genome shotgun sequence genome includes a region encoding these proteins:
- the LOC105056014 gene encoding early nodulin-like protein 19, with the protein METSINPRRHAALLLFLLFLSSSAAAVSADMHVIGGNDHWAPNVNYTEWAAGEHFYLHDWLVFYYQPGYYSVIQVNETNYERCSEEDPINKYDRGRSYAMQLNETGHYYFISGGGYCWHGMKLSILVEPLPAPAPAPVPLSQSSAACRTGAWSAAAVAVAVLGFAAFVLGGV; encoded by the exons ATGGAAACTTCGATCAACCCTAGACGCCACGCCgcccttctcctcttcctcctcttcctctcctcctccgccgccgccgtCTCGGCCGATATGCACGTCATCGGCGGCAATGATCACTGGGCCCCCAACGTCAACTACACCGAGTGGGCCGCCGGCGAGCACTTCTACCTCCACGACTGGCTCG TGTTCTACTACCAGCCGGGGTATTACAGCGTGATCCAAGTGAACGAGACGAACTACGAGCGGTGCTCAGAGGAGGATCCGATCAATAAGTACGACAGGGGGCGGAGCTACGCGATGCAGTTGAACGAGACCGGACACTACTACTTCATCTCCGGCGGTGGGTACTGCTGGCACGGCATGAAGCTGTCCATCCTCGTCGAGCCCCTCCCCGCCCCGGCACCGGCCCCGGTTCCGCTGTCGCAGTCTAGCGCCGCTTGCCGGACCGGTGCCTGGAGCgccgccgcggtcgccgtcgccgTCCTGGGTTTCGCCGCGTTCGTCCTTGGTGGTGTGTAG
- the LOC105056013 gene encoding cell division topological specificity factor homolog, chloroplastic, which produces MAISGDLKAFGTFASYHPKHPLRPALSSSKVQLGRFLNRGSNDLRITPKWPHMEPPSSGTAQNDHRCFGIGGSKLSSATISQDAEGFLLNAINMNFFDRLSLAWRILFPTRTARRKSNARIAKQRLKMILFSDRCAVSDEARQKIVRNIIESLSEFVEIESQDKVQLNVSTDPDLGMVYSVTVPVRRVKPEYQDSEEDYRGKITGITYKDTGETSETVDVTFDFFIPNEN; this is translated from the exons ATGGCGATCTCTGGAGATCTGAAGGCCTTCGGCACCTTCGCCTCTTATCATCCCAAGCACCCCTTGCGACCCGCCCTCTCCTCCTCAAAG GTACAGCTTGGTAGATTTCTTAATAGAGGATCTAATGATCTTAGGATCACACCTAAATGGCCACATATGGAACCCCCATCTTCTGGTACAGCACAAAATGATCACCGGTGCTTTGGGATTGGAGGAAGCAAACTCTCCTCAGCAACCATTAGTCAAGATGCTGAAGGATTTCTTCTTAATGCTATCAACATGAACTTCTTTGATCGTTTGAGCTTGGCATGGAGGATTCTTTTTCCCACCAGAACTGCAAGAAGAAAATCCAATGCAAGGATTGCTAAGCAGAGGCTTAAGATGATCTTATTCTCTGATAGATGTGCGGTCAGTGATGAAGCAAGGCAAAAGATTGTTCGCAATATCATTGAATCCTTGTCTGAATTTGTTGAGATAGAATCTCAGGATAAAGTCCAACTTAATGTCTCAACAGATCCAGACCTTGGTATGGTATACTCCGTGACTGTCCCTGTCCGGCGTGTGAAACCCGAATACCAAGATTCTGAGGAGGATTACAGGGGGAAAATAACAGGCATCACGTACAAGGACACAGGAGAGACATCTGAGACTGTTGATGTCACATTTGATTTCTTCATCCCCAATGAGAACTAA